From the Penicillium oxalicum strain HP7-1 chromosome V, whole genome shotgun sequence genome, one window contains:
- a CDS encoding Pre-rRNA-processing protein PNO1: MPAPTALRQPVEDAVPQQLDTSMDQDDEVLIDAQGSVQPDIANPVTEATDDAEMRVDEEGRPVFTPAKVTSNALRIESRKVPVPPHRMTPLKANWAKICPPIVEHLKLQVRMNIKSRAVELRTSKFTTDTGALQKGADFVKAFTLGFDIDDAIALLRLDDLYIETFEIKDVKTLNGEHLGRAIGRIAGKDGKTKFAIENASRTRVVLADQKIHILGGFKNIHIAREAIVSLILGSPPVSGASPTIFGLFQHTFTDYAQGKVYGNLRTVASRMKERF, translated from the exons ATGCCCGCCCCAACTGCTCTACGTCAACCAGTGGAGGATGCTGTTCCTCAGCAGCTCGATACATCTATGG ACCAGGATGATGAGGTTTTGATTGATGCTCAAGGGTCTGTCCAGCCAGATATTGCCAATCCTGTCACAGAAGCCACGGACGACGCCGAGATGCgcgtggacgaggaaggccGCCCGGTCTTTACACCCGCAAAGGTGACAAGCAATGCTTTGCGCATCGAGAGCCGCAAGGTGCCTGTTCCTCCCCACCGCATGACACCTCTCAAGGCCAACTGGGCCAAAATCTGCCCTCCTATCGTTGAGCACCTCAAACTGCAGGTGCGCATGAACATCAAGAGTCGCGCAGTCGAGTTGCGGACATCAAAGTTCACCACCGACACTGGTGCCCTGCAGAAGGGCGCTGATTTTGTCAAAGCTTTCACGCTTGGCTTTGACATTGACGATGCTATCGCCCTTCTCCGATTGGATGACCTATATATCGAAACTTTCGAGATCAAGGATGTGAAGACGCTCAATGGGGAGCATCTTGGTCGTGCTATTGGCCGTATTGCTGGCAAGGACGGAAAGACCAAGTTCGCTATTGAGAACGCCAGTCGGACTCGTGTTGTGCTGGCCGACCAGAAGATTCATATTCTGGGCGGTTTCAAGAACATTCACATCGCACGAGAGGCTATTGTCAGCCTTATCCTTGGTAGCCCTCCCGTAAGTGGTGCCTCTCCAACGATATTTGGCCTGTTCCAGCACACCTTTACTGACTACGCACAGGGCAAGGTTTACGGCAACCTTCGAACAGTCGCCTCTCGAATGAAGGAGCGATTCTGA